The Natribaculum luteum genome contains the following window.
CGGCAACGACGCCCGGAGTGCGTCGACGACGCGCCAGGCGTCGTCGCACTCGAGCGTGACGTGTTCCCACTCGTCTCGAGCGTCGTTTCTGACGGCCCGCTCGATCGCTTCGCCGGCGGCTGGGAGGTCCTGTAGTCGCCGGGAGGAGACGTCCACGACAGTCGCGTTGTCGGGGATCTCCTTCTCCTCGACGATCCGCGCGCCGACGTCGGCTCTGGTCTGCCCGTCGCGTGCTCGCGTGCGGCCAGCACGGAGAACGTAGCCTGCGGCCGCAGCCGTTCCCACTGCGAGCAGTGACAGGGCCATGCCTTTGCCCCTGATCATCATGCATTGACGTTACAGCAATCGACTAAGTATCTTTCGTAGACCGTTCACGCGCCAGAATCGTTTCGCTCAGAGAAACTGAACGAACGCACCCGTCGTAATCAGGCCGCCGACGACGAGCAGCCCGACCGCGACGACCGCCGCGACGCGGAACACCGGAAGTGCGTCTCGAGCCGGCTCCCGGAGCTTTTTCCCGTTGAGGCCGGACTCGAAGCGCTTCGCGCCGATCTCGACGAGGCCGGCAAGCGCGAGCCAGAGGACGACCATCAGGAGCACGAGCTGGCCGTTGATCGACGTGAACAGTCCCTGTCCCTCGCCGCCGATCGTGTACAGCCTCCCCGCGAGATGGCCGCCAGTGAGAAAGAGGACGGCGGCGCTCACCCGCGAAATGGTGGTGAGTTTGCTGGAGACGACCTCGAGTGGCTTCGTCGAGTTGAACACACCATCCCGGGCCAGCGGCAAGACGACGAGCGCGACGTAGAAGACGCTCCCGGCCCAGATGGCGGCGAACACCAGGTGGGTGATTCGGGCAACGACGATATCGACCATACTCGAAGGCTCGAAGACGGGTCGTATGAGCGTTGCGACTCGTCTCGATCGATCGGCCGATTGCTATCTCGAGACGAATAGCTTCTCGTTCCGTACAATTCGGAGCCGAAACGGATGGCAGCCGGTCGATGTCACTCGAGCCACGCCGGCGCAAGGTTAGCGATCTGTCGGCGAAATAGCGTGTATGCGAAGGCCGGAACGAGGGCGGCGGCGACGACGACTCTGACCCGCCCGTCGAAGACGACCAGCGGGGGCACCGCGAGTGCGAGTCCGAGCGCGAAGTCTTCGGGCGCTCCGTCGTAGCGGACGTACCGTCTGGCCTGCATCCACCGCCCGGCGAAGTGGTTGTAGACCGCGTTCTCACGGGCGTCCGTCCAGGGATCGAACTCCGGACCGTTCCCGAGGGCGTCGCTCGCGGCGTGGAGCCAGGCGGCGACGGCGAACGCCGCGAACCCGACGGTGAGACCCGAGGGAACGAGCGCGGCACCGATCGCCGACGGAACGGCGAGTACGCTGCCGTAGACGGGAAAGTGCAGCGTCCGCCGGTGTTCGAACGCGAGATCGAAGTCGGGGAACAGCCCGCCCGCGATCGCACCGGCTGCGAGGGGAACCGCGAACTCGGGTGCGACGTGTACCAGTGGTGCGACGATCGCGAGTCCCGCGAACACGTGCGTCGTCGCCATCATGAGACGACGTACGGAACGGAAGGTGAAAACGGTATGCGAATCGGCCGACTGCTACAGGTTCTCGCCCTGGTAGCTGCCGTCGTAGACGTCGTCGTGGTCGGCCTCGGCGAACACGAGCTGGGCGATCCGTGCGCCACGCTCGAGTTCGACGTCGTGGTGGACCTGCAGGAGACCCTCACCACGGCCCTCGTAGCCGGCGTCCCACACCGCGGTGTTGAGCATACAGGAGTTGCGCATGAGCGACGACCGCGGATAGACGAACCCGACGTGTCCCTCGGGGATCTCGATCCGTTCGCAGTAGCGGACGACGTACCCGCCCGTCGGCAGGTAGTACGTCTCGGGCGTCTTCTGCTCGAGTTCCTCGAGCGGACGTGCCACCCGGTCACCGATTTCCTTCCCGTCGGTGGTGATACGGCCGGGTTCGCGCTGTTCGAAGACGACGTCGAGCGTGAGGTCGACGCCGTTGGGCTGGACCTGCTCGTCGATCACCGGCGAGACGTGGTCGGCGACGAAGGTGCCGGAGCGATACATTCACTCGAGTTCGCGCCCGCTACGGGCAAAAGCGTGTCGCGTTCGGGTCGGTTTGCGGTGCGGTCGCGACGTGCATCGTTGCCGACCGGTCGCCGCCAGTTCGGATCGTCTCGAGAGAACTATCGACTGAACGTTTGGTCACTGCTGGCGCAATATTTGCAGCGTGACCGTCTAAATCGCCGGATCTTACATGTTCATCCACGACAGAAACACGCTGGTTTTATCAATCCGGAAAGCCGATGTCCGGACGCTATGGGACAAACCCTTACCGAGAAAATTCTCGACGACCACCTCGTCGAGGGCGACCTCGAAACCGGCGAGGAGATCGGTATCGAGATCGACCAGGTTCTCACCCAGGACACGACTGGGACGATGGTCTGGCTCCAGTTCGAAGCGATGGGACTGGACGAGGTCCAGACCGAGATCGCAGCCCAGTACTGCGACCACCAGACCTACCAGTTCGACTTCAAGAACACGGACGACCACCGCTTCCTTCGCTCCGCTGCCGGCAAATTCGGCGCTTACTTCTCTCGCCCCGGCAACGGCATCTGTCACAACGTCCACCGCGAGAACTTCGCGGCTCCCGGCAAGACGCTGCTGGGCTCGGACAGCCACACGCCGACCCCCGGCGGACTCGGTGAACTCGCCATCGGCGCTGGCGGGATCGACGTCACCGTCGCCATGGGCGGCGCACCCTACTACATCGAGATGCCCGAAGTCGTCAACGTCCGCCTCGAGGGCGAACTCCCCGAGTGGGCCACGGCGAAAGACGTCATTCTCGAGATGCTGCGTCGGCTCACCGTGAAAGGCGGCGTCGGCAAGATCCTCGAGTACACCGGCCCCGGTGTCGAGTCGCTCACCGCTCCCGAGCGGATGACGATCACCAACATGGGTACGGAACTCGGCGCGACGACGTCGATCTTCCCGACCGACGAGCAGACTCGCGACTACCTCGAGCGCGTCGGCCGCGAAGACGAGTACGTCGAACTCCAGCCCGACGACGACGCCGAGTACGACGACGAGATCGTCGTCGACCTCTCGGATCTCGAACCGCTGATCGCCCAGCCGTCGATGCCGGACAAGGTCGTGCCCGTCAGCGAGGTCGCCGGCACTGACGTCCAGCAGGTCATCGTCGGCTCCTGTACCAACGGCGGCTACGAGGACATCCTCCCCGTCGCGAAGATGCTCGAGGACCGCGAGGTCGCCACGGAGACCGAGACGATCGTCGCTCCCGGCTCCAAGCAGGCCTCCGAGATGCTCGCTCGCGAGGGCTGGGTCGCGGAGATGATGGCCGCCGGCGTCAACTTCTCCGAGGCGACGTGTGGTGCCTGTATCGGCATCGGCCACGTCCCCGCCTCCGACTCCGTCTCGCTGCGGACGTTCAACCGCAACTTCGAGGGCCGCTCGGGCATCGAAGACGACAACGTCTTCCTCTGCTCGCCTGAGGTCGCCGCCGCCGCGGCGATTGCCGGCGAGATCGTCGACCCCCGGGACCTCGCCGACGAACTCGGCGACCTCGAGGCCCCCGGCGTCGAACTCCCAGAGGAGTACACCGGCTCGAAGACGGACCTCATCGCACCCGACGAGGCCGTCGACGACGAACTCATCAAGGGTCCGAACATCGGCGACGTCCCGCTGAAAGATCCCCTCGATTCGGACCTCGAGGGCGAGGCGCTCCTGAAGATGGAGGACAACATCACGACCG
Protein-coding sequences here:
- a CDS encoding deoxyuridine 5'-triphosphate nucleotidohydrolase — translated: MYRSGTFVADHVSPVIDEQVQPNGVDLTLDVVFEQREPGRITTDGKEIGDRVARPLEELEQKTPETYYLPTGGYVVRYCERIEIPEGHVGFVYPRSSLMRNSCMLNTAVWDAGYEGRGEGLLQVHHDVELERGARIAQLVFAEADHDDVYDGSYQGENL
- a CDS encoding copper resistance protein CopD; this encodes MVDIVVARITHLVFAAIWAGSVFYVALVVLPLARDGVFNSTKPLEVVSSKLTTISRVSAAVLFLTGGHLAGRLYTIGGEGQGLFTSINGQLVLLMVVLWLALAGLVEIGAKRFESGLNGKKLREPARDALPVFRVAAVVAVGLLVVGGLITTGAFVQFL
- a CDS encoding metal-dependent hydrolase; translated protein: MMATTHVFAGLAIVAPLVHVAPEFAVPLAAGAIAGGLFPDFDLAFEHRRTLHFPVYGSVLAVPSAIGAALVPSGLTVGFAAFAVAAWLHAASDALGNGPEFDPWTDARENAVYNHFAGRWMQARRYVRYDGAPEDFALGLALAVPPLVVFDGRVRVVVAAALVPAFAYTLFRRQIANLAPAWLE
- a CDS encoding aconitate hydratase — protein: MGQTLTEKILDDHLVEGDLETGEEIGIEIDQVLTQDTTGTMVWLQFEAMGLDEVQTEIAAQYCDHQTYQFDFKNTDDHRFLRSAAGKFGAYFSRPGNGICHNVHRENFAAPGKTLLGSDSHTPTPGGLGELAIGAGGIDVTVAMGGAPYYIEMPEVVNVRLEGELPEWATAKDVILEMLRRLTVKGGVGKILEYTGPGVESLTAPERMTITNMGTELGATTSIFPTDEQTRDYLERVGREDEYVELQPDDDAEYDDEIVVDLSDLEPLIAQPSMPDKVVPVSEVAGTDVQQVIVGSCTNGGYEDILPVAKMLEDREVATETETIVAPGSKQASEMLAREGWVAEMMAAGVNFSEATCGACIGIGHVPASDSVSLRTFNRNFEGRSGIEDDNVFLCSPEVAAAAAIAGEIVDPRDLADELGDLEAPGVELPEEYTGSKTDLIAPDEAVDDELIKGPNIGDVPLKDPLDSDLEGEALLKMEDNITTDHIIPATQDILMYRSNVPKLSEFTLSRIDETFADRALESDGGFLVAGENYGQGSSREHAALCPMYLGIQGVFAQSFARIHRANLFNFGLIPLTIDEETYDQLEQGDDLEIVDDVREGVESGSEEFTVRVNDDWEFTAELDASERERDILAAGGKLAWTKQQAEEGAGAAPADD